In Mus pahari chromosome 16, PAHARI_EIJ_v1.1, whole genome shotgun sequence, the DNA window tggCATGACTTTGAATATAGTCACCCCTCACAAACATAGGCACACAAATCTTTAATGAAACACTACACTATTagaccatatttaaaaatatctcaaataGCATGTCAGGAATGGGGACATTTTTCTGccataaaatgttaatttaactTAAGTCACTCAGTTACTTGACATTAGAAGAATCATGGTGAAAACCAAACGGCCACACagataaatgcaaaaaaaagCACTGACAAAGTTGAGCAGAATTTCTTGCCTAGtcctattagaaaaaaatatgtgtgcccttcccccagtatTGAGTTGGCTAAAAAAAACTCCTCAGACACTGGAGCCAGGAGTCTGGCCTTGCTACCTTTACATCTTCCTGCCAGAGAACTGAGAACTGCCCACAGCCCCCTGAGCTGCTGAAGAGCCTTCTTTGCATCTCAATCCAACTGAAACAAGCAGCATAACCCAGTCAAAACAAAGGGATGGATCTTTGGATTTTCCCATATGTATTCATTGCCGTATATTAAAATTTGAGCCTTCATCTTAGTTTTCACCTGTACAAACTGATTCAGTAAACTTATTGGATATGAAGATGTACCTTATCTAACAGATAGGAACAagtaaaaaaattacttaaactGAATTGAAAATACATGATGCAAGACAATGTATATGCAAATAGAAACCCTGGGATTAAATTTTCAAAGTAATTTCTGAAAACCATTAAATAACATTAAGATATTCTTAAAAGCACATAGATGGCCAAATGATGTTCTGTGGACTTTGACAACGTATTAGGTGATGTATAATTTCTCAGGTAAGATGAGAATCAGCATCAAAAGACTTAAACCAGTGTCCATGCCATTTTGTAGAAATTCCCACATAGTccagtgtgtgtgtagtgtgtatgagtgtgcgtgtgtggagGTAAATGTATGTGCTTTGTAGCTGTCTTTTCCAGGAAATGGTGTGGTTAACAGTTTTCTATGGAGTGTCAACTATGTCAAAATTAACTTTTGCTCCAGCAATTACTCTTCCTTCTTTCAGCCTGTGACTCAACTAGCCAGTTTCCACCACCTATCACTGATAAGCCAAGTGACAACCAAATTAAGAgtgaaaagcaaaaattaaaaactaataataaaaaagatttattcaatgtAACCATACTGTGAAAAGGGAAAAAGCAATACAATAACTTGCCAGATCATCTTCAGAATCCTAACACAATGTGGtattatatagataaatataatatgtttacatgtaacatatataataaatataaaaataatataataaaatacaataaataaaaggcaaaagaGACACACAACTAAGTAGTCCAACCAAGGCATGATATAGTGCCCACCACAGTCAAAGCCCCATGATTCTCCTTGAAGATTAGTCTTTCTAGCAAAGCTATTATACAAACTCTTTTTCCAAAAGGCTTGATCTTTCTATGGATGCCCCAGGGCTTTTTGTTCTCCCAGCAGGATCTTAGAGAAAGTCTATTTTCATGAGGTCACTGTAGCAATAGCTTGAAGGAAAAAGTAGAGACAGTGTTTCTATGAGAACATATCAATTCCCGCCAGTCAGGCCAGGTACAGTCacaagcatgtacatacatatggtGCTTCAAATATTCTCTTAATTCCTAATGTTTATTTGATTATAAATGTAGGATATTTCAGACAATGTAGTAAATATCAAATTTGAGTTGGTTTTATAGGTCAAAGAGtggtatacacacacgcacacaaaatgTCTATATAACCAGCATCCATGCTACCAGtctcaaatatgtgtgtgtgtatgtgtgtgtgtgtgtgtatacatatacatacatacatttagtaAAAACTGGTAAATAGTAATACAAGATTCAAGATTCAGAAAGCTAGGACATAATTACCCACCTAAAACTACTTAATTCTTAGTTACCACAAGAAGATGTATACATCTGAAACCTGTCATCTACCTCCTTTAGTAAGGtggaatattttaatatctatgaTAGAATAATGTTACCCAATAAAAACATATTATGAACcattcaaatttatttaaaaaatataagtttcacacacaaacattattttatatctaCTCTATTGTCTCTGAGGAAAAAGAACTATACTAAAATCAATTAGTAACTAGTCATGTTCTTTTGACAGTCTTGAGAATTGTGCTCACTTCTGTTTTCAAATATGAATATGTAAATTTACATAGTATCTAAGGTTTTATTAATAAATTCTTATCCTTACTGAGTTGTGTGTATAGTTCTGATGTCTatgatgatttatttatattacatcaAATAATATCTCATAACTTATAAgcaatatttacttcatttttatatcATTCCATATATTTATGAGATTTGTCACCTATAGTAACTCTCAGATCTGTTAAGATCTGAGGTCTGAGCTTTACTACAGTCTATGTTTACACGTCTTCCAGAATAATTACTTTGCCCACACATACTGAACAGAGTCCCTTCCAAAGTCAATAAATGGATTTCTATGAGGCATGAGTTCACTGAGGAGGAGTGAACAGTCAGTAAAAGCCTTGACACATCATTTACACGTGTAGGCTTCCTCAGTATATATTCTCTGCTATCAATAAGACATGAAGAAGAATTGAGAAAGTTGCAAAACTATTTGAACTTGTAGGCTTTCTTTCATGCATGATTTTTTACATTGTATATGTACAGAATACTTATTAATTTGTCACCTTTCTCATTTCCACAGTTTTTCACTAGCATGAGTTTTTGGAGCTAAGCACTGAACTATTACTAAAGGCCCTGCCAAATTCCTTGAATTTCTAGGGTTTCAATTCCAATATGAATTCGCTGATGTCGAATAAGGCTTGAGCTATTATTAAAAGCTTTACTACATTCTTTGCAtgcatagggtttctctccagtatgaattctttgatGTTTAATTAGGGCTGAATGATTATTAAATGCTTTATCACATTCCTTGCATTTAtaaggtttttctccagtatgaattctctgGTGTTGAGCAAAGGTTGAATAGATACTAAAAGCTTTGCCACATTCTTCACATGTGTATGGTTTCTCACCAGTATGGATCCTCTGATGCTTCCTCAGGTATGAAGAACAGATAAATGCCTGGCCACACTCTTCACATTTGTAGGGTTTTTCCccagtatgaattctttggtGTAAAATAAGACATGAAGATTTagcaaaggctttcccacactcttTGCAtgtgtagggtttctctccagtgtgaagtCTCTGATGATACTTAAAATATGACGAGCATCTAAAGGCCTTGCCACACTCTTTGCAtttgtatggtttctctccagtgtggattCTTTGGTGTACAAGAAGGCTTGAAGAATTAACAAAAGCTTTGCCACATTCTTTGCAtgtgtagggtttctctccactATGAAATCTCTGATGATTCCTAAGGTATGAAGATGACCTAAAGGTTTTGTCACATTCTTTGCATGTATAGGATTTCCCCCCAGTATGAAATCTCTGATGATACTTAAGGTATGAAGAACAGCTAAAGGTTTTACCACATTCTTTGCATTCATAGAGTTTCTCAATAGCATGAATCTTCTGATGCTTATGTAGGTAGGAAGAACAGATGAACGTCTGGCCACACTCTTCacatttataaggtttctctccactGTGAATTCTTCCATGTTGGTTAAGGTGAGATGAACAGttaaaggctttgccacattctttgcatttgtagggtttctctccagtatgaattctctgGTGTTGAGAGAGAGATGAGCGAAAAATAAAAGCCTTGCCACACTCTGTACATTTATAGGGTTTTTCTCCGGTATGAATTTTTTGGTGCCGAGAAAGAGCTGAGCAATTATAAAAGGCCTTGCCACACTCTTCACATTTATAGGGCTTCTCTCCACTATGAATTCTTTGGTGCTGAGTAAGGGCTGAACAGTTATTAAAGGCCTTGCCACATTCCTCACATATGTAGCGTTTCTCCCCAGTGTGAATTCTACGGTGTTGGTTAAGACTTGAAGAACAGTTAAAAGCTTTGCTGCATTctttacatttgtagggtttctttCCAGTATGAATAATTCGATGTTGTTTAAGATGTGAAGAACAGttaaaggctttgccacattcttcacatttgtagggtttttccccagtatgaattctctgatgctGAGAAAGTGATGTGGGAAAATTAAAGGTCTTGCCACATTCTGCACACTTGTAAGGTCTTTCTCCGGTGTGAATTCTTTGGTGTCGTGTACGAGCTGAGCAATTGTTAAAGGCTTTGCCGCACTCTTCACACTTGTATGgtctctctcctgtatgaattctttgGTGCTGAGTAAGAGCTGAAGAATTATTAAAGGCCTTACCACAttcacatttgtagggtttctcccCAGTGTGAATTCTATGGTGTTGGTTAAGGCTTGAAGAACATGTAAAAGCTTTGCCACATTccttacatttgtagggtttctctccagtatgagttCTATGGTGTTTATACAGTGTTGATCGAACATTAAAGGACTTGCCACATTCATCACACTTGTAAAGTTTAGTTCCAGGATGAATTTTATGGTGTTGAATAAGAAGTGAGTTCCAAGGAAAGGTCTTGCCACATTCTTTAAATTTATAGGGTTTAATTCCTGTTGAGTAAAATTGGACATATGAGTAAAAGATTAACCATATAGCTACAATTATAAAGCTTATCTTCCATACAGATACTTACACCACAAGAAACAGTTCTGATACAGTTCTAAATGTACTTTTCTCTCATATTAATGGGCAAATAGATTTGGTTCCATAACTGTATTCATTGCAGCATTagttaaaaactaaataataaatgaaataacacaaACTTCCACTGACAACAGTGGAACattactccattttaaaatttaaaagtaattactTTAAAGCCAAGAAAATGGCTCTGAGGATAAAGGCATCAATTCCcagggactcacatggtggaaggaacaaATGaatcctacaagttgtcttctgtacTCCATATCTGAAACTCttagtagacacacacacacacacacacacacacacacacgcacattttaggtaaacaataatgaaatatttaccataaagacaactctggagagaaGTATGCTACATGAAATAAACCCATTATATATGACAAATATTATCTGAttagaaatacatgaaaattctAGAATAGGAAATCTTATAGAACACAGCTTTCAATGGTGACTAGATGAAATGGGCCgccaaaaaaacacaaaattattttcctaagAATAGGTTTGTtttacatgaaactcaagaagaaggaagaccaaaatgtggacacttcgccccttcttagaattgggaacaaaactcccatggaaggggttacagagacaaagtttggagtgagacaaaaggatggaccatccaaaaactgccccacccaggggtccatcccataatcagccaccaaatgcagacactattgcatacaccagcaagattttgctgaaaggaccctgatatagctgtctcttgtgaggctatgccagtgcctggcaaacacaaaagtggatgctcacagtcagctatcagatggaacacagggcccccaatagaggagctagagaaagtacccaaggagctgaaggggtctgcaaacctataggtggaacaaccaaatgaactaaccagcacccccagagctcgtgtctctggctgcatatgtagcagaagatggtctactcagccatcattgggaagagaggccccttggtcttgcaaactttatatgacctagcacaggggaacgccagggccaagaagggagagtgggtgtgtaggggagcgtAGAGGGGGtaaaggggactttggggatagcatttaaaatgtaaatgaagtaaatacctaataaaaattgaaaaaaaaaagaatatgtttgtTTTGAAGGCTAAATTATTTCTGAAAGATTTGTGGCATACAATTTGAATGTATTGACTAATGCCCAAAGATTGAAGACAGTAAATTTCATGTTACATGATTTTTaatctaagtaaaaaaaaaaaaaatagatgttgctgaatgatttttaaaatttcaagtttaCTTTTAAATCACAGAAGTTTCAGTACAGGTAACATATTTATCAATTGTTTATGAAATGGTAACTTCTAGAAATATTCATTTAGCATGATAAAGTAACTATTAAGTAACCAATGGGAGAGAAATACACGTACCATGAAAACATAgaactaatattcaatatataaaaatgagtATCAATTTCATTGGAACTGGTTACATGGTTTGTAGACATTTTATTATCTTACACTGTCCTAAAGAGCCACTACTAAAAACTCTCATCCAACCGTAATGTAAAAGTTAGATCTAAAAATATTAGCAACAGACATGAGGGAGgcctatataaaaataaaccacagaAAATGGAATTGCAAATTAAGGAAAATTCTGAACAAATATTGGTGAGCTACTAAAATACTCTTATACCTGTGTATAAGTTTTTGCTATCACATACAAAATAATGCATCATAAGTCAATGGCAATCAGTGTGTAgcagaaaaatgaacagaaatatattataataattcaTAGAGGAGTCTTGTAAGAACTTTAATTACTGAGCATGTAAATATAATTAGATAAACTTATTTGTAGTGATACTGTTCTATGAAGCCTTGACAAATAGTTCATTATAACTGTGTCCAAGTTTCTGAGGCTTAGGAAACAATGTTAAGTCCATAACGATCTCTACCATAACCCACAAAAGGGCACGCTACAGtcagtgtgcatgcacacagacatcaCTGAAGAGCAGGGAGACCTACCAATGACTTCTCATGTTTACAAGCTTCGGTTTTGCAAACCTGGTCCCTTGATTTAAAACAGTTGGTTCAATcaaattggctacagccaatcATTGCAGGGACTAGAGGGAGGTGGGTTTtgagtgacctggttggaggagaaaccagggaAATCACGAAGAGGCAAAGATggaggtaggagagaaaggtgccatgggttaggtgagtcatgaaaatgtGGCCCTGAAGGCTGGCCAATTGGGTTAAGAGTGgccaaaataaaacacagtaagtaataacttggggttattaataggaaagtagattctaataacatGGAGGGTAGATATCGACCCAAGTCTTGTGATATTTAAggcttactataaatataaaggttgtatgtgccttttatctgggaactgaatgatcaaggcGAGGTAGAAATGTCTGATAGGGATTAAAAATCtctacaataaataataaatggagcATTCTAGAACACCATTTTCCCGGAAACTGATCCCCTAATCCCTCCAGCCTTTGATGCCTGCCTTTCCCCGTTGATTCACTCATCCCCACGTACCTGGGCATGCTGCTACTGTTGCAGCTTCCTTCACATTCCAGGGTTCTTTTCTTTGCTCGAGAAATGTGACCAAGTACGGCTTAGAGAAAGCAAGACCTATAAGAAGGAAAGGCAAACGTGATGACCGCATGCTGTTCTTTAGGACTGACATGTGTCTATTACTACTGTGTTTATAAGAATAAAAGGTGGcagtaaataactttttaaaatgtttccttgtaGATATATCTAATATGTGTAGCTTTACCTcaagagtgaaaaaaaattagaactgaaggataaaatattttgctttaagaTGCATTCTCCACACTTGATGTCTCTCAGTTTCTAAAATTCCAAGCAGAAGTAAAGAGTCATACTATCAAAacaataaagttaaaaacaataaGAACTATGACTAATTCATCTGCTGCACCCATGACTCCCACTAAGTTTCTTTGAGAGCAGAAATCTGACTGTGAAAGGAGTCAGAAGGATTTCCTTTTATAGTTTATGggataattttaagaaatattactcttatgttcttttttaaagtttggtAAAATTATTAAATAGTCCATCTGCACATAGGCTTTCTAAAACTggaggtttgctttttttttaattactacttcatttttttgtttgtttgtttgtttgaaggagACTTGCTTAAATTATCTCTCTCACATTGCCCTAGTTTTGTTAGTACATATTATCCTGATATCAAAACCAGATAAAAACCAAAAGGGggggggcatgcctttaatccNNNNNNNNNNNNNNNNNNNNNNNNNNNNNNNNNNNNNNNNNNNNNNNNNNNNNNNNNNNNNNNNNAAacgcaaaaaacaaaaaacagataaagacacaaaaaagagagagagaaagaaagaaagaaagaaagaaagaaagaaagaaagaaagaaagaaagaaaataatagtccAATATCTCTGATGAACATAGATAAAAATTTTCTCAATGCATGTAAAAACACATCATAGTGACCATTATCATCCGGACATCATCCCTCACAGGTAGTGATAGCTCAACACATGTGAATCAACAGAATAATttactacataaacaaattcaagGACAGTAATTAAATAACGATCCCAATAAATACTGCTATTTGCAGAGAATTTTACTCTAACTATAAA includes these proteins:
- the LOC115065605 gene encoding zinc finger protein 420-like — encoded protein: MEGLLSFRDVAIDFSAEECECLDPAQWKLYRDVMLENYSNLVFLGLAFSKPYLVTFLEQRKEPWNVKEAATVAACPGIKPYKFKECGKTFPWNSLLIQHHKIHPGTKLYKCDECGKSFNVRSTLYKHHRTHTGEKPYKCKECGKAFTCSSSLNQHHRIHTGEKPYKCECGKAFNNSSALTQHQRIHTGERPYKCEECGKAFNNCSARTRHQRIHTGERPYKCAECGKTFNFPTSLSQHQRIHTGEKPYKCEECGKAFNCSSHLKQHRIIHTGKKPYKCKECSKAFNCSSSLNQHRRIHTGEKRYICEECGKAFNNCSALTQHQRIHSGEKPYKCEECGKAFYNCSALSRHQKIHTGEKPYKCTECGKAFIFRSSLSQHQRIHTGEKPYKCKECGKAFNCSSHLNQHGRIHSGEKPYKCEECGQTFICSSYLHKHQKIHAIEKLYECKECGKTFSCSSYLKYHQRFHTGGKSYTCKECDKTFRSSSYLRNHQRFHSGEKPYTCKECGKAFVNSSSLLVHQRIHTGEKPYKCKECGKAFRCSSYFKYHQRLHTGEKPYTCKECGKAFAKSSCLILHQRIHTGEKPYKCEECGQAFICSSYLRKHQRIHTGEKPYTCEECGKAFSIYSTFAQHQRIHTGEKPYKCKECDKAFNNHSALIKHQRIHTGEKPYACKECSKAFNNSSSLIRHQRIHIGIETLEIQGIWQGL